A genomic region of Eriocheir sinensis breed Jianghai 21 chromosome 42, ASM2467909v1, whole genome shotgun sequence contains the following coding sequences:
- the LOC127010187 gene encoding uncharacterized protein LOC127010187, with protein MVIITSTRSLSPRSPPPPHHHGHHHLHQVTVSKISSSPSSSPPPGHCLQDLLLPLIIMVIITSTRSLSPRSPPPPHHHGHHHLHQVTVSKISSSPSSSWSSSPPPGHCLQDLLLPLTIMVIITSTRSLSPRSPPPPHHHGHHHLHQVTVSKISSSPSSSWSSSPPPGHCLQDLLLPLIIMVIITSTRSLSPRSPPPPHHHGHHHLHQVTVSKISSSPSSSWSSSPPPGHCLQDLLLPLIIMVIITSTRSLSPRSPPPSSGKAGAVREEVSYGVWPAPEALGGLILEAARRWRSQLGPGSPRPTWVVSAEAPSSRPKCPLVMLSWASRISLSRMTFGTTVCQNRIRPSGINHRYITPTQGEGVHCSQ; from the exons atggtcatcatcacctccaccaggtcactgtctccaagatctcctcctccccctcatcatcatggtcatcatcacctccaccaggtcactgtctccaagatctcctcctccccctcatcatcacctccaccaggtcactgtctccaagatctcctcctccccctcatcatcatggtcatcatcacctccaccaggtcactgtctccaagatctcctcctccccctcatcatcatggtcatcaccacctccaccaggtcactgtctccaagatctcctcctccccctcatcatcatggtcatcatcacctccaccag gtcactgtctccaagatctcctcctccccctcaccatcatggtcatcatcacctccaccaggtcactgtctccaagatctcctcctccccctcatcatcatggtcatcatcacctccaccaggtcactgtctccaagatctcctcctccccctcatcatcatggtcatcatcacctccaccaggtcactgtctccaagatctcctcctccccctcatcatcatggtcatcatcacctccaccaggtcactgtctccaagatctcctcctccccctcatcatcatggtcatcatcacctccaccaggtcactgtctccaagatctcctcctccccctcatcatcatggtcatcatcacctccaccag gtcactgtctccaagatctcctcctccccctcatcatcatggtcatcatcacctccaccaggtcactgtctccaagatctcctcctccttcatcgggAAAAG CTGG AGCCGTGCGTGAAGAGGTCAGCTATGGGGTGTGGCCAGCTCCAGAGGCGCTGGGTGGACTGATTCTGGAGGCAGCCAGGCGGTGGAGAAGTCAGCTTGGCCCTGGTTCGCCGAGGCCCACGTGGGTCGTG TCTGCCGAAGCGCCTTCTTCACGCCCTAAGTGTCcactggtgatgctgtcgtgggCTTCCCGCATCAGCCTCTCCCGCATGACCTTCGGAACAACGGTCTGCCAAAACCGTATTCGCCCGTCCGGCATCAACCACCGCTACATCACCCCCACCCAGGGCGAGGGTGTCCACTGCTCCCAGTAG
- the LOC127009801 gene encoding uncharacterized protein LOC127009801, with amino-acid sequence MEAAGRGSRMAGRRQVVKNMNTGGSPEECPVCLTGYDGTVQRPRTLPCGHTVCTLCIDQLEEQGRVACPECRVSHAVPEGEQFPVCYAVEALIRMLRDAEEAAAAAAAALPPPSAGEAAASPPPSAGEGAPPGAAGKKEAAGLSKKMRSFLQEQEATVVAAITACREAQSQLDQYQTTLAGWGKQQQQLEDRLLGLVDQSRSARELLQQEESRVAAKEEELKKEEQGLQAMLETLRTLATEQEAGAAMPEVFRWTGEAEQAVEECREGFPDASTVTTARKVREASSAALEAGQAVQAALETLTTEEPRPQADPDSTVMDRLHLICTWRLTAEDLRSLTQPARRLLEAGRVFAVHQAEGQRRHARISLEAGQLCLHALKDHPPPLGAATLQVSEVVPPSPPCTVFLDLSWPGSAPRRVQIRLSPDTPRGRQLLLLCTGQRGPSYVNTRLYGVGRKAEAGEFVKGGDYESNDGEGSSVLLPGLGEGEYRKSGRAGDVCGLEWTDRTRGECGHFGIFTRDCKDGGGTSLVFGEVVDGLHVVAEAAQHRDIKEVTVADCGVVL; translated from the coding sequence atggAGGCTGCAGGGAGGGGCAGCAGGATGGCAGGACGGAGACAGGTGGTGAAGAACATGAACACTGGCGGCAGCCCTGAGGAGTGTCCAGTGTGCCTGACAGGCTATGATGGCACCGTGCAGCGGCCGCGCACCCTGCCCTGTGGCCACACTGTCTGCACGCTGTGCATAGACCAGCTGGAGGAGCAGGGCCGTGTTGCCTGCCCAGAGTGCCGCGTCAGCCACGCCGTGCCCGAGGGAGAACAGTTCCCTGTCTGCTATGCTGTTGAGGCCCTCATAAGAATGTTGAGAGACGCtgaggaggcagcagcagcagcagcagcagccttgcCGCCACCCAGTGCCGGGGAAGCAGCAGCCTCGCCACCACCCAGTGCCGGGGAAGGAGCACCACCAGGGGCGGCTGgcaagaaggaggcggcgggtctctccaagaaaatgcgttccttcctgcaggaacaggaggccacagttgtggccgccatcaccgcctgccGGGAGGCTCAGTCGCAGCTGGACCAGTACCAGACGACCCTGGCAGGCTGgggcaagcagcagcagcagctggaggACAGGCTCCTGGGACTGGTGGACCAGAGCAGGAGTGCCAGGGAGCTCCTGCAGCAGGAAGAGTCCCGTGTggcggccaaggaggaggagctgaagaaggaggagcaggggctGCAGGCCATGCTGGAGACGTTGCGCACCCTTGCAACAGAGCAAGAAGCAGGCGCGGCGATGCCTGAAGTGTTTCGTTGGACTGGCGAGGCAGAGCAGGCGGTGGAGGAGTGCCGAGAAGGTTTTCCTGATGccagcaccgtcaccaccgccaggaaggtgagagaggcatCTAGTGCAGCCCTGGAGGCTGGCCAGGCTGTCCAGGCAGCTCTGGAAACACTTACTACAGAGGAGCCCAGGCCCCAGGCAGACCCAGACTCCACAGTCATGGACAGACTGCACCTCATCTGTACATGGAGATTGACGGCCGAGGACCTCCGCAGCCTGACGCAGCCCGCCAGGCGCCTGCTGGAGGCTGGCCGGGTGTTTGCTGTCCACCAGGCGGAAGGTCAGCGCCGACACGCAAGAATAAGCCTTGAAGCCGGCCAGCTGTGCCTCCACGCCCTGAAGGACCATCCCCCGCCACTGGGCGCGGCAACCCTGCAGGTGAGCGAGGTTgtgccgccctcccccccctgcacggTGTTCCTGGACCTGTCCTGGCCGGGCAGCGCGCCGCGGCGGGTACAAATCCGTCTGAGCCCCGACACCCCTCGAGGCAGACAGTTGTTACTGTTGTGCACGGGGCAGCGCGGCCCCTCCTACGTTAACACCAGGTTGTATGGAGTAGGGAGAAAGGCGGAGGCGGGAGAGTTTGTGAAGGGCGGGGACTATGAGAGTAACGATGGGGAAGGGTCATCCGTCCTGCTGCCTGGCCTTGGTGAGGGTGAGTACCGAAAGTCAGGCCGGGCGGGGGATGTGTGTGGGCTGGAGTGGACTGACCGTACCCGGGGTGAGTGTGGTCATTTTGGCATCTTCACCAGAGACTGTAAGGATGGTGGTGGGACGTCTCTTGTCTTCGGTGAGGTGGTGGACGGACTGCACGTGGTGGCCGAGGCAGCCCAACACAGGGACATtaaggaggtgactgtggcggactgtggcgtggtgttgtga